The following are from one region of the Gloeomargarita lithophora Alchichica-D10 genome:
- the bchI gene encoding magnesium chelatase ATPase subunit I: MPATATRPLTRPVFPFSAIVGQEEMKLALLLNVIDPKIGGVMIMGDRGTGKSTTIRALVDVLPEIAVVAGDPFNSDPEDPELMAESVRQAKERGETLAVVQQKVPMVDLPLGATEDRVCGTIDIEKALTEGVRAFEPGLLARANRGILYVDEVNLLDDHLVDVLLDAAASGWNTVEREGISLRHPARFVLVGSGNPEEGELRPQLLDRFGMHAEIRTVKDPALRVQIVEQRTAFDREPWGFLEQYGERQTSLKGQITQAQTLLPQVQMDYDLRVGISQVCATLDVDGLRGDIVTNRAAKALAAWEGRTLATVGDIRRVVVLCLRHRLRKDPLEPVDSGYRVLQVGQEVFQWEGA, translated from the coding sequence CGCCCGGTTTTTCCCTTCAGTGCCATTGTCGGGCAGGAAGAAATGAAATTAGCCCTATTGCTCAACGTGATTGACCCCAAAATCGGCGGGGTGATGATCATGGGCGACCGGGGCACCGGCAAATCCACCACCATTCGGGCGTTGGTGGATGTCCTACCGGAAATTGCGGTGGTGGCGGGCGACCCGTTTAACTCCGACCCGGAAGACCCGGAATTGATGGCGGAATCAGTGCGCCAAGCCAAGGAACGGGGGGAAACCCTGGCGGTGGTTCAGCAAAAAGTACCGATGGTGGATTTGCCCCTGGGGGCGACGGAAGACCGGGTATGCGGCACGATTGATATTGAAAAAGCCCTCACGGAAGGGGTGCGGGCGTTTGAACCTGGATTGCTGGCACGGGCGAACCGGGGCATTTTGTATGTGGATGAGGTGAATCTGCTGGATGACCATCTGGTGGATGTGTTGTTGGATGCCGCCGCCTCCGGGTGGAATACGGTGGAGCGGGAGGGGATTTCCCTGCGTCACCCGGCGCGGTTTGTGCTGGTGGGTTCGGGCAACCCGGAGGAAGGGGAATTGCGCCCCCAATTATTAGACCGGTTTGGGATGCACGCCGAAATCAGGACGGTGAAAGACCCGGCCTTACGGGTGCAGATTGTCGAGCAACGCACGGCTTTTGACCGGGAACCCTGGGGCTTTTTGGAACAATACGGGGAGCGGCAAACGTCCCTTAAAGGGCAGATTACCCAGGCGCAAACATTGCTTCCCCAGGTGCAAATGGACTACGACCTGCGGGTGGGCATTTCCCAGGTGTGCGCCACCTTGGATGTGGATGGTCTGCGGGGGGATATTGTCACCAACCGGGCGGCCAAAGCCCTAGCGGCCTGGGAGGGGCGTACCCTGGCGACGGTGGGGGATATTCGGCGGGTGGTGGTCTTGTGTCTGCGCCATCGTTTACGCAAAGACCCCTTAGAGCCGGTGGATTCGGGCTATCGGGTACTGCAAGTGGGTCAAGAAGTATTTCAGTGGGAGGGAGCATGA
- a CDS encoding TAXI family TRAP transporter solute-binding subunit, which translates to MNRRGILHLGLWGVTAAITTVLGGLPGQAATNLTLFTARPGSVYQRAGQALQKVLQPQGFNITLQESPGSMFNLEQLAQGKGDLAFAQKDAFILFKNLGGKEQALAKNITVIGPVNQELVHILTRPGVRSLKDLSGKMIGVGPQDSGTYVSALLMLQMADLDVTQERLITGEIRSQIQDLLAGKLDALFVTSGLGSPSLKQIPANAKIQLLPVGQDALKQGKKVFPEAAALYRPIPVPARTYPWQPQAVTALATYSCLFARRSLEQPVVYRLAQTLYKQQVALRQADPFWALFTLDKQQNPFITGLNYHPGVRQYLGETQPR; encoded by the coding sequence ATGAACCGGCGAGGAATTTTACACCTGGGATTATGGGGGGTTACGGCGGCGATCACCACTGTCTTGGGGGGCTTACCAGGGCAGGCGGCCACCAATTTAACCCTGTTTACCGCCCGACCCGGCAGTGTGTACCAACGGGCAGGGCAGGCGTTGCAAAAAGTCCTCCAACCCCAGGGGTTTAATATCACCCTGCAGGAATCCCCCGGTTCCATGTTCAATTTGGAGCAGTTGGCGCAGGGGAAAGGGGATTTGGCCTTTGCCCAGAAGGATGCGTTTATTTTGTTCAAAAATTTGGGTGGCAAGGAACAGGCTTTGGCGAAAAATATCACCGTCATTGGCCCGGTGAATCAGGAATTGGTGCATATTCTCACCCGCCCAGGGGTGCGTTCCCTCAAGGATTTAAGCGGTAAAATGATCGGGGTTGGCCCCCAGGATTCGGGTACCTATGTGAGTGCATTGTTGATGCTGCAAATGGCGGATTTGGATGTGACCCAGGAGCGGTTAATTACCGGGGAAATTCGGTCACAAATTCAGGATTTGCTCGCCGGTAAACTGGATGCCCTGTTTGTCACCAGCGGCTTGGGGTCACCCAGTCTGAAACAGATTCCCGCCAATGCCAAAATTCAACTACTCCCCGTAGGTCAAGATGCCCTCAAGCAAGGGAAAAAAGTCTTTCCTGAGGCGGCGGCACTCTACCGTCCCATCCCGGTTCCCGCCCGTACCTACCCCTGGCAACCCCAGGCGGTGACGGCCTTAGCTACCTATTCTTGTTTGTTCGCCCGTCGTTCCCTCGAACAGCCGGTGGTGTATCGCTTAGCGCAGACATTGTATAAACAGCAGGTAGCACTGCGGCAGGCCGACCCGTTTTGGGCTTTATTCACCCTGGACAAGCAACAAAATCCCTTCATCACCGGGTTGAAC